In Thermococcus profundus, the genomic stretch TGAAGGGCGGTAACGGCCACGGCAGTCCCGAGGTAGTCCTCCCATGAGCCGTCTGAATTCTGCTTGAAGATAAGCCAGTAGGCTGCGCCGTTTATTGTATCAAAGTACCTGCCGCGGGCCACACTCTCCCCCCGGATGAGGGCCATCAGGGCGAGACCGGTGAACTTTGCCTCGTGCTCCGCTCCGTAGACCCTCCCCCATGAATCGAAGGGCGTCTTAAGCTGGAGTAGCCATTCACACCCCTCGAGGACGCGGCCATAGTCTCCGACTTTGTAAAGGGCCAGAACAGCAAAGGAAGTCTCGGGAACGGTTGGGGTGTACACATACGGCATGTTTTCAAACTCAGAGGCGCCAGCCGGCACGGAGGATGAAAGGATTACCAGAAGGACGATGAGAGCGAGGGCTCTTGATTTCATCTGCATCACCTCAAAAGAAGAAGGGGAAGGGAAGTTAAAAGACTTCACCCGTAGTAAACCTTGGCGTCGAGCTGGTAGTTGGCGCTCCAGTAGTAGGTGTCGTAGGCGTAGACCACGAAGTACCAGGTTCCAGGAGCTGGATTGCTGTACTCGACGTGCTCGCTCGAGCCGTAGTTCTCCGACCTGTCAACGAGGTTCTGGTTGTTGTCGTAGAGGTAGAGGTCAAGGTCGTCGTAGCTGCTTCCGGTGAGGTCGCCGGTTATCTTGGTGGCGCCGCTGTTGACGGTCATCTGGTGGACGTTGTAGTCGTGGTAGCTGACGGTTCCGGTGAAGGTCTTCTCGTCAACGCTCGGCTGGCTTCCTCCGTTGTCACCGCCGTTGTCTCCACCATTGTTTCCACCGTTGTCGCCGCTTCCGGGCTGGCCAAGGCTTCCGTCGCTTACCACGTCAACCTGGTAGTTGGCGCTTCCGCTGTAGCTGACGACCTTTATCGTCCAAGTGCCGTCAGTCGGGTTGTAGTAGCCAACCTTTTCGAAGCCGTAGTAGGAGGTGTAGGAGTAGTCAACCTGGTTGCCGTTCGGGTCGTAGAGGTAGAGGTCAATGTCACTCTTGGCGTTGTCCCAGTAGAGGGTGGCGGTGACGAAGGAAGCTCCGCTTATCGTGAACTGGTGGCTCTCGGTTCCCTTGTCGGCAACGTAGCCGGTGAAGGTGAGCTTGGAGTAGCTGTCGTAGTGGGCAGCCTTGTATGCGTTAACCCTACCGGCACCGTAGGCGATGTCCGCTATCTCGTCGGGCTTGACTATGTCGGCGGTTTCGATGAGGGCCTTCTTAACCTGGTCTGGTGTCCAGTCCGGGTGGGCCTGGAGGATGAGGGCTGAGATTCCAGCGACGTGCGGGGTGGCCATCGAGGTTCCCGGGGCGGCAACGTAGTAGTCTCCGATAGTGACGTCTGTGAGCTTGGTTCCGCTGGCGCGAGCGGCTATAATCCAGTTGCCGGGAGCGACAACCTCTGGCTTAAGCCTTCCGTCGGCGGTCGGTCCCCTGCTGGAGAAGTCGGTTATAACGTCGTTCTTGTCGACGGCACCGACGGTTATGACCTTACTAGCAGCTGCCGGTGAGCCGACTGTGTACTTGTCGGGACCGCTGTTTCCAGCGGCTACGCAGACGACTATTCCAGCATCCCAGGCGTTGTTGACGGCCTGGCTGAGGGAGTCAGTACCATCGGAACTCTGGCTTGAGCCGAGGGAGAGGTTGATGACCTTTATTCCGTACTTGTCCTTGTTCTGAACCGCCCAGTCAACACCGTTGATGATGTCTGAGATGCTACCGCTTCCCTCTCCGCTGAGAACCTTTATACCAACGAGCTTGGCACCTGGGGCCATACCCTTGTACTTGCCGTTGCTGGCCTTTCCGGTTCCGGCCGCTATGCTGGCGACGTGGGTTCCGTGGCCGTTGTCATCGTAGGGAGTGCTCTTTCCGTTGACGAAGTCCACCCATCCGATAACCTTTCCCTGGAGATCCGGGTGGGAGGCGTCGATACCGGTGTCGATGATGCCGATTGTTATTCCTGAGCCGTCGTAACCGAGGTTCCACATGTTGGTTGCCATGACCTGGGCTGCGGACTCGTCGAGGCCCTCGGTGTCAACGTTTATCTGAACTTTGTAGTCCTCCTGGACAAACTGTATCCCCGAGATGCCAGCGTTACCAAAGCCAGAGATCTCCATAAGCTCGCTGGCGGGCATTTTAACGGCAAGTGCAGGGATCACATGGTAGTTGTACTTGATTTTGAATCCCCTGGCTTTTAGGAAGTGCAAAGCGCGATTCTTTGCCCCCTGGTCGTGGAACATTATGATAACCGCAACCTCCTGGTTCGAGTCAAGATGCTGCACCTTCTTGAAGAGGCTCGGACTAAGCAGTCCATAGTCCTTGGGCCCGTAGGCGGAAACTGGATGGGGAACAGGGACTGCGGCCACTGTCCCAGCCAATATGGCCACTACAAACACTGCAATTAAGGCCCCATACGCCTTCTTCATCTTTTATTCACCTTTGAATATTTTTTTAGATCCGGGAACATTTCCCATCATTTCTGTCCCAATATGAGCACTTGAGAATTTTTAAGTATTTTCGTGTGGAGTTGAAATCAGAATATCCTTTGATAGAGGTCACCAAAATGCCAGCCCAAATAAAGAAGACAAAGGATATATTTTTGCCCCTACGGAAACAATAGTGAATACAACAGGAAACAGCGATTCAAAATCATGTAACCAAAAAAACACAGGCTCCCGCCACCAATCAGTGACTAAACAGAGGTCGTAGTAAGTTCTAAATTCAAACTAAAGTTCAATAAACAATTCGATATTCGGTCGAAATGCACAAAACTAGACAGCCTGAGAGTGAACAGAAGTGCGCAGTTCAATTCCAGAGTATTATGCACTCCTGTGGCACATTTTCCACTATCCTCACATTCTTCCCGGCTTTGTATATCTTGAGCCCCTTCTTTCTCAGACAATCGGCGTCTATCATGAGGAGAACGACATCCCTTCCGTGTCTCATTCCCGTTTCCAACGCTTCAATCCGGTCGGTACTCAAGTGAACGTACTGGCGTTTCATTGGCTTCAGACCTTCCCTTAGAATCGACTGCAGGTTTCTCCTTGGCGTTCCGTGATACAGAATGCGGCTTTCAGTATCCTCTTCGTGATCCAAGCTGACGGGATAGCTGTGGCCGTAGCGGGCCCTAATTCTCGCCCCTCTAATTTCGTAGCGACCCTTTGGATCGTTCTCAACGATTTCCCTGACGAATTCTTCGGTGACATATGGATAAACAGTTTTCAGTGCAGTGACAAGTCCGTGGAGAGAAACGAACCCTTCCACGTCCGGTTTGAGTCCAAACTCCTCCGGCGAGTGCCTCAGGATATAGGCCATCAGCTTGCTTACCCTCGTCCTCTTTGATCCCATAGTAAAAAGTTGGGGAGAAAAGCTAAAAACCTCACGGAAGCTCCACCAGAGCCCACACCGGCCTGTGGTCTGAAACCTCCACGTCACAAAGGCAGCCGTAGTCTTTAATTTCAGCCGGCCAGTTCTTCTTAAGCAGGATGTAGTCTATGTTCTCTTTGTCCCTGACGCCGTTCCTCTCCCAGAGGAAGGTGTAAGGCGGCCTCTGCTCAAATGCATCCCTGTACTCGCGGGTGAGTATCTCTATCGCTTTCTCGTCCGGCTCGGCGTTCGTGTCGCCGAGTATTATCTCCGCTATGGGTCCGCTCTCCGCGAACTTGAGGAGCTCCTCGGCCTGCATCGCCCTCTCCTCTTCGCTCAAACCCATATGGACGTTCACGAGGGTGAGACCCAACTCCTCGAAGCTAACCTTCTGGGCTGGCCTGGCCTGACCGACGCTCTTGAGGTTGAGCTCGCCCTCCGTCTTCATGTGCCAGTGGGAGAAGACCGCTATTCCGTAGGTGCCCTCCACTGCAGGCTTGTACTCGTAAACGTAGCCGAGGTAGGCCGAGAGCATGAGCGGGACGTCCTGGTAGCCGTTGCCTATCATCCCACCGACGACCTCCTGGGACGCCCAGATGTCAGGTTTCTGTTCTTTTAGGAGATTAACAAGCTCGTAGCCGTTGAACTTCCCGTCGTAAGGCCCGAAACCCTGGTGGACGTTGTAGGTCCAGATGAGAACCTCTTTTTTGGCCGGTTCGTAGACCGGAGAGGCGTTGAAGATGGCTAGGACGATTATAGAGGCCAGGAGGAGGCCCCCGAGGGAAGCCGCTATCTCCCTTACGCTTGGAACCCTGATCTCCACCGACTTTCCATAGGCGCTCATGGCGTAGACTACGGATGCCGCAAGGATGAGGGCCTCAAGCCTGTCCTCCATGAAAGCTAAACCGATGTCCCTGCCCACATAGGCCCCGAGGGCAAGGGTCGCGACCAGGAAGAGATAGACCGCTCCGATGACTCCTCCCCTGCTGCCCTTGGAGCTTTCGACGAGAGCTATTGAAGATGCCAGCGCAAGCGGGAGGCCGATTAAAGCGGCCGGCCTTACGAAGAGCGCCGCAGAGCCAAGGATCAGCAGGAGTGCGGCTATGCCAGGCTTTTTGCCCAGATATGGGCCGAGGAGGATAGCCAGTGCGACGACGAACGAGAAGCCGACGAACTGTGGGAGGTAGTAGACGGTAACTCCTGAGTAGCGCATGATCGCGTTGGGATATATGAGCCCCAGCTCAATCAGTGCCGCGAATGCGTAGAGGCCGAAGCCGGGCTT encodes the following:
- a CDS encoding endonuclease/exonuclease/phosphatase family protein, encoding MKISEGDRILLGTGTGILLASSLRVFVAGAYSSLEKTFFYGMNFPSGLGIVLFIIAAFLVGRMSRKTGAAIMAAYALAALLTDATEYTHLIAAFTIPIALALVKELDAKYLAFGLVADLTLRVLAVGGEPIDFPHTRIILAALIFLGAYALWKEPGTFKKPGFGLYAFAALIELGLIYPNAIMRYSGVTVYYLPQFVGFSFVVALAILLGPYLGKKPGIAALLLILGSAALFVRPAALIGLPLALASSIALVESSKGSRGGVIGAVYLFLVATLALGAYVGRDIGLAFMEDRLEALILAASVVYAMSAYGKSVEIRVPSVREIAASLGGLLLASIIVLAIFNASPVYEPAKKEVLIWTYNVHQGFGPYDGKFNGYELVNLLKEQKPDIWASQEVVGGMIGNGYQDVPLMLSAYLGYVYEYKPAVEGTYGIAVFSHWHMKTEGELNLKSVGQARPAQKVSFEELGLTLVNVHMGLSEEERAMQAEELLKFAESGPIAEIILGDTNAEPDEKAIEILTREYRDAFEQRPPYTFLWERNGVRDKENIDYILLKKNWPAEIKDYGCLCDVEVSDHRPVWALVELP
- a CDS encoding S8 family serine peptidase, encoding MKKAYGALIAVFVVAILAGTVAAVPVPHPVSAYGPKDYGLLSPSLFKKVQHLDSNQEVAVIIMFHDQGAKNRALHFLKARGFKIKYNYHVIPALAVKMPASELMEISGFGNAGISGIQFVQEDYKVQINVDTEGLDESAAQVMATNMWNLGYDGSGITIGIIDTGIDASHPDLQGKVIGWVDFVNGKSTPYDDNGHGTHVASIAAGTGKASNGKYKGMAPGAKLVGIKVLSGEGSGSISDIINGVDWAVQNKDKYGIKVINLSLGSSQSSDGTDSLSQAVNNAWDAGIVVCVAAGNSGPDKYTVGSPAAASKVITVGAVDKNDVITDFSSRGPTADGRLKPEVVAPGNWIIAARASGTKLTDVTIGDYYVAAPGTSMATPHVAGISALILQAHPDWTPDQVKKALIETADIVKPDEIADIAYGAGRVNAYKAAHYDSYSKLTFTGYVADKGTESHQFTISGASFVTATLYWDNAKSDIDLYLYDPNGNQVDYSYTSYYGFEKVGYYNPTDGTWTIKVVSYSGSANYQVDVVSDGSLGQPGSGDNGGNNGGDNGGDNGGSQPSVDEKTFTGTVSYHDYNVHQMTVNSGATKITGDLTGSSYDDLDLYLYDNNQNLVDRSENYGSSEHVEYSNPAPGTWYFVVYAYDTYYWSANYQLDAKVYYG
- a CDS encoding RNA 2'-phosphotransferase; this encodes MGSKRTRVSKLMAYILRHSPEEFGLKPDVEGFVSLHGLVTALKTVYPYVTEEFVREIVENDPKGRYEIRGARIRARYGHSYPVSLDHEEDTESRILYHGTPRRNLQSILREGLKPMKRQYVHLSTDRIEALETGMRHGRDVVLLMIDADCLRKKGLKIYKAGKNVRIVENVPQECIILWN